The Silene latifolia isolate original U9 population chromosome Y, ASM4854445v1, whole genome shotgun sequence sequence agaagaagcaggACGGTGACTCGGACAGCCAAGTTGAGTCCGAAGAAGAAGAACGGTCAAAGGAGAATAGGAGGAACAAAAATGATGACGATAGGGGCCTGAAACTCGATGTACCCGAGTTTGATAGGGACCTTGATGCTGAAAAATTCCTCGACTGGATCCGCCAAGCATAAAGGGTGTTCGAGTACAAAGACTACGACGAACACAAACAGTTAAAAGTTGCTACATTGAAACTAATCAAGTATGCGTCCTTATGGTACGAGAATTTAAAGAAACAGCGTAAGAAGGAAAAGAAGCCAAAAATCGATACTTGGGAGAAGCTTAAGAAGCATCTCATGAAAAGATTTCTTCCTAGGGACTACGAGCAAGACAATTACCTAAAGCTAACGTCTTTGGCGCAGGAAGGCTCGAGTGTGGCAGATTATCTAAAGAAATTTGAGAAGTTGAGTATAGTTTATGATTTGGAGGAGAAAGAAGAATTGAGGACATCACAGTTTATTCGTGGCCTCAGTCCGAGCCTAGCACAACGAGTAGAGATCCAAAATTACGACAACTTTGACGATGTTTCTAGATTGGCTCTTAAATTCGAGAAGCAGGATAAGGGCAAGAAGTCCTATACTCATGACTATGAAAAGAATTCGGGCACCTACTCGAAACCAGCAGCTACCACATCTAGTACCAAGGAAACACGAAAGGAGGATCCTAAAGACAAGGGAAAAGGCACGGTGGTGGAAGCTAAGTAAACACGGTTGAGGCGTTGCTTCAAGTGCCAGGGGTATGGGCACATTGCCAATGAGTATCCGCAAAATGAAGCTCTGATAATtcaggaattgattaacttgacCAAATTTCGTTGTCCCAGAATCTGATTCGGAGCCTATTGATGTCGAAGATGAGAGTGGTGGTGAAGAAGTACATGAAGGGGAGCCTTACAGTGATGAGGAGAAAGGGGTATTGGTGCTTAGAGCCTCCACACCGAGGCTGCTCAAATTGAGCACGAGCAAAGGGAGCAATTGTTTCATTCCCTTTTTAAGGTAAATAGTCAGATCTGCACTCTTATTATTGATAGTGGTTCCTGTACCAATCTTATAGCTAAGGATGTCGTTGCCAAACTGAAATTGCATTCTAAGAACCATCCTAAACCATATAAACTACATTGGCTTGATGGGAATAATGGGGTTAGGGTAAAGAAACAGGCTTTAATTTCTTTGCAATCGGGAGTTATTAGATGAGTTCAGTGACGTGTTTCCCGACGAGTTACCTGATGGGTTACCGCTAAAGAGGGGGATTGAGCACCAAATCGATTTAATTCCAGGTGCTGAACTACCTAATAAACCAGAATACCGATGCAATCCCGAAGAAGCTAAAGAATTACAATGACAAGTCCAAGAGTTGATAGATCGAGGGTATGTGAACAAGAGCTTGAGCCCGTGTGCTGTACCAGCTCTATTGGTACCAAAAAAGGAGGGGACTTGGCATATGTGTATTGACAGTAGAGCGGTGAATAATATTACCATTAAATATCGTTTCCCTATGCCTAGACTCGATGATATGTTAGACGAGTTATCTGGTTCATGTGTGTTCTCTAAACTAGATTTTAGAAGTGGGTATCATCAGATGAGGATTCGGGAGGGAGATCAGTGGAAGACCGCATTTAAAACGAAGCAAGGGTTGTATGAGTGGCTCGTCATGCcatttggtttgtgtaatgcacCTAGCTCGTTTATGAGGCTgatgaatgaagtgttaaggcTTTTCCTTAACAAATTTTTTGTTGTTTATCTTGATGATAGGATAGCAAGAGTGAAGAGGAACACAAGCTCCACCTTAGGGCTATTTTTGAAATGATGAGGAAGGAGAGGCTGTATGGTAAGCTCGAAAAATGCATTTTTATGGTTCCTAATATCATTTTTCTTGGCTACATTGTAGGTAAAGATGGCGTGAGAATGGACCCATCCAAGGTCGAAGCAATTCAGGCCTGGCCTGTGCCTACATCTACGACTGAAGTTCGAAGCTTTCATGGCTTGGCATCATTTTATAGCCGGTTTATACAGAATTTTAGCTCGTTGATGGCGCCAATTACAGAGCTCATTAAGAAGGGCGAGTTTGTGTGGACTTGCAGTGCCCAAACGGCATTTGAAGAAGTAAAGAAAAAATTATGTTCCAGACCTGTTTTAGCACTTCCAGATTTTGAGAAGGTGTTTGAAGTCGAATGTGATGCAAGCCGAGTAGGGATTGGTGCCGTGTTGGTCCAAGAGAAGCGTCCAATTGTGTATTTTAGCGAGAAGCTTGGGGGAGCACGACTGAATTATTCAACATatgacaaagaattttatgcTATCGTGCGAGCCTTGGAAcattggagtcattatttgcGTCTGAAACCATTCGTGCTACATTTTGATCACGAAGCTCTTAAACATATTTATGGACACAAAAATTGAACCCAAGACACACGAAGTGGGTCGAGTTTTTACAATCATTCACGTTTTCATCCAAGTACAAAACAGGTAATTCTAATATTGTAGTTGATGCGTTATCTAGATGACATTGTTTGTTGGTTGAATTAGATGCAAGATTGTTGGGTTTTGAGCATATTAAAGAGTTATATAAGGCTGATTCGGCGTTTCCTAAAGAGGTGATTGAACCTACTGGACTTTATACAATGCAAGACGGATTTTTGTTTAAGGAAAATCCCTTTTGCATTCCACAAGGGTCAATTTAGGAGTTGATTATTAGAGAAGCTCCCGGAGGAGCTTTGGCTGGTCATTTTGGTTTGAATAAAACTTATGACATTGTAAGTGAACATTTTTATTGGCCAAGAAGGAGTAAAGATGTGCAAGAGATCGTGGGCAATTGTGTTGTGTGTCAAAAGGCGAAGAGTACGTTCGTTAAGGGGCTATACACGCCTTTGCCAGTGCCAAATCAGCCTTGGAGCGAAGTAAGTATGGATTTCATACTCGGATTGCCTAGAACACAGCGTGgtaaggattcaatcatggtcgTGGTTGATAGATTTTCGAAGATGGCTCATTTTATCCCTTGTCACAAGACTGACGATGCCTCTAATGTTGCTGATTTGTACTATAAAGAAATAGTTCGCCTACATGGTATTCCTCTAACCATTGTTTCAGACCGAGATATGAAGTTTCTTAGCTATTTTTGGAAGACTTTGTGGCGTTTGGTTGGAATAAAGTTGCTGTTTAGTACCTCACATCATCCCCAAACCGATGGGCAGACCGAGGTGACAAACCGAACTTTGGGAAGCTTGTTAAGGGGATTGGTTAGTAAAAGCACGAAAGACTGGGATATTAAACTTGCACATGCTGAATTTGCCTATAACCGTACACCATCAGTCACTACAGGGCGTGCTCCATTCGAAATTGTGTATGGTGTTAATCCATTTCTGCCTATTGACCTAGTTCCAATTCCAAGAAAGATCTGATGAGTTTTGAAGCAAAGGATCGACAAGCTACATTTCTTAGGACTTGTGAACAAGTAAAGGCACAAATCGAGAAGGCAAATGCAAAGTACAAAGAAAAGGCAAACAAGCATAGGAAGCAGCCCGTATTCAAGGAAGGTGATCTTGTATGGCTACACTTGCGAAAGGAACGTTTCCCATCTAAGCTAAAGGATAATTTGATGCCGCGAGCAGATGGACCTTTCAAGGTGTTGGAAAGCTATGGGCCGAATGCTTATAAGTTGGAGTTACCAACTGAGTACGGCGGGGTAATTGCGACGTTTAATGTAGGAGATCTATCCCCATATCTCGACGACGAcaatttgag is a genomic window containing:
- the LOC141630013 gene encoding uncharacterized protein LOC141630013; this translates as MVNGEGDKPWKEDMDAIRAEIGQISYIVKNIATVVAKKKKKQDGDSDSQVESEEEERSKENRRNKNDDDRGLKLDYASLWYENLKKQRKKEKKPKIDTWEKLKKHLMKRFLPRDYEQDNYLKLTSLAQEGSSVADYLKKFEKLSIVYDLEEKEELRTSQFIRGLSPSLAQRVEIQNYDNFDDVSRLALKFEKQDKGKKSYTHDYEKNSGTYSKPAATTSSTKETRKEDPKDKGKESDSEPIDVEDESGGEEVHEGEPYSDEEKGVNSQICTLIIDSGSCTNLIAKDVVAKLKLHSKNHPKPYKLHWLDGNNGVRDSKSEEEHKLHLRAIFEMMRKERLYGKDGVRMDPSKVEAIQAWPVPTSTTEVRSFHGLASFYSRFIQNFSSLMAPITELIKKGEFVWTCSAQTAFEEVKKKLCSRPVLALPDFEKVFEVECDASRVGIGAVLVQEKRPIVSKDVQEIVGNCVVCQKAKSTFVKGLYTPLPVPNQPWSEVSMDFILGLPRTQRGKDSIMVVVDRFSKMAHFIPCHKTDDASNVADLYYKEIVRLHGIPLTIVSDRDMKFLSYFWKTLWRLVGIKLLFSTSHHPQTDGQTEVTNRTLGSLLRGLVSKSTKDWDIKLAHAEFAYNRTPSVTTGRAPFEIVYGVNPFLPIDLVPIPRKI